The genomic DNA AGGAGGCTCTTACATGAGTAAAAATAACAAAGAAGAGTTCTCAGGAACCGGATTAGCGGTAGGAGTCGCTATGGGCGTTAGCATTGGCCTTGCCATGGATAACCTCGCCACCGGAATCGCCATTGGCATATCATTAGGCGTCTCTCTCAGTTTAATATGGAAGAAAAAAGAAAATAGTCTCCCTTTGCGAGAGGTTGCCCCACTATGCCAAATTGCCAGCCTCCCTTATGTTCGTTACAATCATTATTAAACAATTATATCTACTGCTAGGAGAACAACATGATCATGAGTAAAAAAATTGTAGCCATCGACATGGACGACACCATCTGTCATTTAATACCCAAAGCGCTTTATTATCATAATATGCAGTACCCTGGGCTTCAATTGATGATGGAGCAGGTTACCAGCTTTGACCTGAGCGGCATCTGGCACCCAGAATGCACGGAGGAAGCCTTTTTCGGCAGACCCGGGCTTTACGAGGAACTGGATATCTTTGACGAATATACAATTGAAGAAATACGCAAAATGACCGAAAAATACGATGTCATCGTCATTACTGCAGCCCGCCCTTCTTCTGTTCCCGAGAAATGGAACTGGATGCAGAAGCACCTCCCCTTCATTCCTTTTGAGAACTTTTTTGTAGCGAAGCGGAAGTATTTGGTTGGCTTTGATCTGCTGATTGATGACGGCCCTCATAACATTATCGCCGCAAGCGAATCCGGCAAGGAGACGATCCTGATCCCTCGCCCATGGAATGCGCATATACAGCATCAATACCAGCTTAAAGACAACTGGCAAGGAATGAGCGATTTGGTCGATCAGATGCTGGCATCCAAGACGGGATGATCATATCGTGAATATTGGTTATTCACACGGTTACTCCGCCTGCTCTTCCCAATTCCACAGGCCCTGCATGCCCTTTGCCAGAACGGGCTTCTCCAGCAATTGGACATCCGTCATTTCCCAAGCATAACGGCCGTGGCCGTAATCCCCAAAGGCATATTCATGCCCCTCTTGCGCCGCAAGCGCCACAAGCCTTGGAACGTCCCATATGACTAACTTTCCCTCTGCCTCAAGCCATACGTCCCCTGTTTCTCCAAACGGTCTGGTTACAGCATAGCAGCTCTGCAAATTCGCTAGGGCAATAACCGCCCCTGTCGGAAGATTGTCCGCTGTATAGCCGTGCTTCGCCAGAATACTGCGAAAAGGTTCCTCCCGGCAAATCCTCTTATCGACTTTCTTCCCGGCGTGGATCGCGATTGGTCCGCGATGCCTCGTTGC from Paenibacillus woosongensis includes the following:
- a CDS encoding ASCH domain-containing protein — protein: MKAITIIQPWATFLALEEKRFETRSWATRHRGPIAIHAGKKVDKRICREEPFRSILAKHGYTADNLPTGAVIALANLQSCYAVTRPFGETGDVWLEAEGKLVIWDVPRLVALAAQEGHEYAFGDYGHGRYAWEMTDVQLLEKPVLAKGMQGLWNWEEQAE
- a CDS encoding 5' nucleotidase, NT5C type codes for the protein MSKKIVAIDMDDTICHLIPKALYYHNMQYPGLQLMMEQVTSFDLSGIWHPECTEEAFFGRPGLYEELDIFDEYTIEEIRKMTEKYDVIVITAARPSSVPEKWNWMQKHLPFIPFENFFVAKRKYLVGFDLLIDDGPHNIIAASESGKETILIPRPWNAHIQHQYQLKDNWQGMSDLVDQMLASKTG